Proteins from a genomic interval of Enterococcus faecium:
- a CDS encoding Gfo/Idh/MocA family oxidoreductase: MLTIAYLGNGKSTNRYHLPFSRKLTNKINIKKIFSPSEPVWKTFEDIEYTDQLSDLWDDPEIQLVVITTPSQFHYEYGKMALEHGKNVLVEKPFAETSKEAEELFALAKEKGLFIQCYQNRRFDSDFLTVQKVIESGKLGDILEVEMHYDYFRPEVPENTHEFSTANSYLYGHACHTVDQVLSYFGEPDDISYDVRQLLGKGRMNDYFDLDFFYGNMKISIKSSYFRIKERPSFVVYGKKGMFVKQTKDRQEEHLKMFYMPDHEDFGIDLPEHYGVLTYIDEQGSYHEEKVISEVGDYSRVYEGIYETLVNGAEKVIKDEETILQMKILEEGIKSIQESEGKI; the protein is encoded by the coding sequence TTGGCAATGGAAAGAGTACAAATCGCTATCATTTGCCTTTTTCAAGAAAACTTACGAACAAAATCAATATCAAAAAAATTTTTTCCCCATCTGAACCAGTGTGGAAAACATTCGAAGACATCGAATATACTGATCAGCTGTCTGATCTTTGGGATGATCCTGAGATCCAATTAGTTGTCATCACTACACCTAGTCAATTTCATTATGAATATGGAAAAATGGCACTCGAACATGGTAAGAATGTACTAGTAGAGAAACCTTTTGCAGAAACGTCAAAGGAAGCAGAAGAGTTATTTGCATTAGCAAAAGAAAAAGGTCTATTTATCCAATGTTACCAAAACAGACGGTTCGATTCTGACTTCTTGACAGTCCAAAAAGTAATCGAAAGCGGAAAATTAGGGGATATTTTAGAAGTAGAAATGCATTATGATTATTTCAGACCGGAAGTACCAGAAAATACGCATGAATTTTCTACTGCGAACAGCTATTTATATGGACATGCTTGTCATACAGTAGATCAAGTTCTTTCTTATTTCGGCGAACCAGATGATATCAGCTATGATGTACGTCAACTTTTAGGGAAAGGACGAATGAATGATTACTTCGATCTGGATTTTTTCTATGGAAATATGAAAATTTCGATAAAATCCAGTTATTTCCGCATCAAAGAACGTCCAAGTTTCGTCGTTTACGGAAAAAAAGGGATGTTCGTGAAACAAACAAAAGATCGACAAGAAGAACATCTGAAAATGTTTTACATGCCTGATCATGAAGACTTTGGTATCGATTTGCCCGAACATTATGGTGTATTGACCTATATAGATGAACAAGGGAGTTATCATGAAGAAAAAGTAATTTCCGAGGTTGGTGATTACAGCCGTGTCTACGAAGGGATTTACGAGACATTAGTTAATGGCGCAGAAAAAGTCATCAAAGATGAAGAAACAATCTTACAAATGAAAATTTTGGAAGAAGGAATCAAAAGCATTCAAGAATCAGAAGGAAAAATATGA